The DNA region AAAAGAGAACACTTCATTTGATCTCTTCTACTTTGGCTCAAGTGAGTGCAGGTCAATAAAAAACTCACCATTGGAATGGGGTCCTCTAACACTTCGTCTATGACAGCGTACAGATCTTCTGACTGCTTTCGCAACTGTGCAGGGGAACACATCTGTAGAGAGAATCAGCAGTTAAATAGACATTCTTGCAGCATATAGGCAAGGCTATAGTAGCTGTAATATTCTTAACAAGACCTTTATCATCCAGCTAACAGTCCTGCAATATATGGTTTTAAAATAGAAATTTGCACTTTACTTTTGAACGGACTAAATTGGTTTCCGAACACTTCAGAGAAAGTATTGGACTAATTTACAGTACAGATGCTCAGCTGCCTCAAAGTCAAGTACATCTACATGGAAACGTGTAAAGAAAAGTTGTAGCAAACAAGCATTTACAGAATATATTTACAAAATAGTTGATGCTACAAGTACACAGTGTCTTAGGAATCAGAGGCCACACTGTTCTGCACTATACTCCACTGTACTGTACCTCTGCATGTGTGTCCTCTTTCTTACGTCTGTCCACTGGGTCCTGTGAATCTCCTTCTTTGTGCACTTGATCATCAATTGCCTGTGAAAGCAATATAAATTGAGATGGAAACATCAATGGACACAACGTACAGTacgtacaggtgtaggatcttaatttgagaatTGTCCTAATCTTTGAGAAATTTGAGAATTTTCCTGATTTTCCTTGTGTGAGAATTTTGTATACATACATATTGTATGAAAGTCTTTCTTTGTATTATATGTTCTCTTCCTTTGTCATGTGATCTACACAAAACGAATAGAACAACAAAGGTTTTACAAACTTTTATCTTTCTTTCAATGGAGCATGTTTTAATGTATTTTCTATTGAGTCAACATTTGTAAAGCAATTGAGACTGTCAGGCATTTTGTAAATGTTCCTGTCATCCACTTCTATCCTCAGTCTGAAGCATGTCAACCCTGTCACAGGCACAATCAAAAGTAATTCATTTTCTGTAGTAACAAAATAAACTCATTCCAATTCTGTTGACTAAATGAGAACTGTAGTGACTCATTCCAATAAGCATGTTATTATTATAGCATGTTATTCCTCCATTTGACTGAATAAACCACCTAATTTCAGTCACTAAAAATACTTACATTTTTCATTCCTCAACTTGTTGCCCTAAAATCCGACTGCACGGTTGAACTTAAAGGGGCAGTTACTACAGACATATTTGGACTGTTGAACTTAAAGGGGCAGTTACTACAGACATATTTGGACTGTTGAACTTAAAGGGGCAGTTACTACAGACATATTTGGACTGTTGAACTTAAAGGGGCAGTTACTACAGACATATTTGGACTGTTGAACTTAAAGGGGCAGTTACTACAGACATATTTGGACTGTTGAACTTAAAGGGGCAGTTACTACAGACATATTTGGACTTATAAATGTATGatgtgtacccattgattcttcaagaatataacttaaaaatgcctcatgagcttagttcagctgtcgtaccccatcagaactcaAAATATTAGCTTGTTTAactccattgtttgtaaacaaagtaaatgtaaacaaacgctatatagcctcaaaacatgattGAAACTGTAATTtgtatatcatggatggtcagtccttgcatccctAACTCTGTCTATAATTTTGAATGGTTACATTTTCTCCAGCCCTATCTGTCAGCTTTTTAACAAAACAGGGGTTGGATAAACAGTTTATTGTTTCTACTGCCGATTGATCCAGGTCAGGTGTGTCTGTATCAACCATAATTTGGCAGCTGTTTAACTGTAATGTTCCTGGCTGATTGTCAATTAACAATGAGATAGGGATATTGGGTTTTCAACAGAAACGTCAGCAGACTGTGCTTACCTGCTGGTCCAACAGAACGATGTTTGTGGGAATTGCAGCGAGGGCTTTATAGCTTAACTTGATCTTGTGTGGCTAGAGTTGAGAGGGATGGGCGGAGGGATATGAAAAATACAAGACAAATCTTATTTATAGTGCTATTCCCAGGCTGGGCTTTGCTAGAAATGTTCAAAATGATTCAATTTCTCAATGTAACAAAACAATTCTGTTTAGACATAATGCACTTGAACCCTACAACATTTTAATGAAAACAAACTTTCACTAACTGTCTCTGAAAAGCAAATATGACAGTTGGGAACCAAGGACAATATAGTTACTGTTAGAGGTTGTAAGTTAACAAGATAATTTTTAGCCGAGTGGCATCTTGCCAGATACGCAATCATTCTTACAGTACTCAATGTTGGTCACAGGACATTAATAGTTTCATTTGTCCTTGTTTACTTGACTCATGCAGGTGGCGTGCGATTGGACTGCATGCCAGCATGCAGAGTAGCTACCTTTCTTTTTGTATCAATGGAGTCTGACATCTCCCTCCATAGGCATGGAGAGGGCGTAGagcgcagggagagagagggagacggagtaaGGTCGCGGGTCGGGGGCGccggagaaggggagagggtgaAACGGTCgggtgtagaggagggagtggggGGCTTAGGGGATGGACATCCTGGGGGTGTGTAGAGGGTGGGAGTGAGGTGGAAAGCTCTGTGAGCTGGGGAGACACCGAGTTGCAGCATCGAGTGTGGAGGTGTTTTCAGGCCGTTCTGTAATGGGGTTGGTGATATTGTATCTGTGTACCTCTGTGCAGAGGAAACTATGCCACTGGGTGAGTGGGATGAGGCAGAAAGATGGCCCTCTGGggcacagcaggagagagagagaggtttaggaGACCTGGAAAGACATGAGTAGGACAGTGGACTCCAAACTTGGGGCCTTGCAGTCCCCCGTGTGTTAAGGGTCCCCATAGAAATCCCCGATTGTTAGAGGTTCCCATGGAGGAAACTTCAGGTGTAGACGTATTGAGGGCCTTAAAGGTCTCCTGGTTATTAGCAGGTGCAGAAGACAGAAAGGTGAGCTTTGATTGTAGGTGAGAATTCAGAGCTTGTACAAAGTTCTTGCTAACTGGTTTAGGTTCAGCAGACAGTGTGTCAAGTGTTGAGTTTGATGAGGAGTTTACTATTCCGGGAGGCGATGAGCTGAGCTTTGAGAAGGATGAGTAAAGAGGTTGACATGCAGAGGTCCCCTGGTTGTGAGCTGGATTAGGAGACAGACATTTAAGTCTTGAGTGTGACGAATACAGGGGTTGATTTGAATCTTGGGGCACAGAAGCCCCCTGGTTCTTAACTGGTTTCGGCTCAGGCGACAGTGAGTTAAGTCTTGAGTTAACTGAGTTGTCGAGTGGCTCAGGAAACAGACGTCTGAATCGTGAGTGTGATGAGTACAGAGGTGGACTTGGAACTTTGGTGTGGTCTACTGGTTTGGGGAGGTTCTGAGGGAACGCTTGAGACAACGGTGGGACTGGTGATGCCACAAGGCTTCGATAAGAGGGGGAGGTGACCCTCTCAGAGATAATTCCATTGTTTGATTTCAGTTTTTCTGAGTGTCTTAATGGTGGGCTGTGAGGGCCAACCATTCTCCATGAGGTGGAAAGCTCCTTAGACTCTATGGACAGGGGTGCATTGACAGATCTAAGGGACTCTAACACACATCCATCCCTGTGATGGTAACTCTGAGCTGGGCTGTGTATGGAGGCTGAGGACTGGGCCCTGGATGAGAACACCTCCAGAGGAATAGAGGCCACACTGGAGGCTGCAGAGCAGGCGTTACAGGAAGTCCCATGGTGAATGGGCCAGCAGGGGGAGTAGGGTCTCTGTAGAGTCAGAGTAGGGGACAGGACTGGCAGGCGGCCCTTTCGGAGGATAGCTGTTAGCAGGGAGAGCCGCGTGGGAGGGGGCCTGTGGCGGGAGcggggggacaggggacagggggacGAGGAGGGACTTGCACAACAAGTTGGTGAGAGGCAGGTTGGCGGCATGTGGACTAAACTGGAGCCAGGTTCTAGGAAGTGCCTCTTGACTCGCACAACAGAGGGGGTGAACATGCCAGATCTCACTGAGGAGCACGGGGACACCGCGCAAGACGTCTCAGGGGACATTTGCAGTGCTGACCAGCTCCTGTCTTTGTCCCAACTCTCAGAGAGGATGGACTCCTGACTCTGACTCTTGGAAGAAGCAGGAAACAGGTCTGTGGAGTTAGCGGGGCTTAGTCTCTCGTCTGAGTCAGACTCCCTATTTAAAAAGAGATCCAAGCTGACCTCAGCACCCACAGGGGTGTTGTGCCACTGCTGCTGAGAAATGCCCTGGTGTTTGTTAACAGCTGTTTCCATAGTAGCGGGCCCGGATACAAAATGGTGGACTGTATTTTCTGGCTGGGTATTTATAGGGGGAGGGGTCTGGGGTGGGGTTGTGTGATCAGGAGGAGATATCAACTGAGAAGGGGAAAAAACATGGGATAGGGGTGAAAAGGTTCTATGAATATTAATTAACACATTGTTGACTAATGATAACTGAAGACGACTGTCAATGAGGTAGATTtatttgatttaatttcatttcaAATTCTGAATGATTGAACCATGATAGATAAACATTTTGCCATTCATTTGCAAAGTAATTAAAGCAGTCTCAGGCAAATATAATTTAGAAAAGGGTAAACAAAACTGGATTTTTACATAATCACTAATACGTTGCATATCTGAGACCCAACTTCAAATCAGGATTGTAACCATAGCTTCATATAACCAGGTTGTTTGTCTTGGTATACTATGTAAAAATTGAATCTCAGAAGGCATGTTCTCTCATTTAAAAGGTACAAGCAAAGGTTACAACAATTGGAACAGTATAGATTATGGCAAGtagggttggaaccaaaaattccGATCTGCCATTTGTGTGTCATTTTTATTACTATGTATAGATTTAATCTCAGAAGCTACAGTACGTCATTAAAATGGTCACATATGGAAGGGAGTCAAGCTGTTAGCCTTAGCAAAACATTGTTATTATCAAATATTTTTGACCAACTTCCATTAAAGTTACTATGTCTTGGCCTCAAGCAGAGAAGGTGCGACATATAGaacatgaatacaaagctttAAGATTCACATTGtgattaatgttgttgttggtcctGCTGTAAATGCGAGTATCACATTGAGGTAGTAAGAGTAGAACATAAGCACTTACCCGAGTATATGTCTCCTGTTGGACCATGTCCCCTGCTCCACGTTTTTCACAGTCACTGATATAGATCACCTCCGCCTTGAAAAGCCCTCCGTCCGACATGGTGTGTTCAGTCGCCTTCTGCTTGGGAACTCCTAAATTCTGACAGAGGATCAGGAAACCTTGATGAGCCACTTAGATGAGTTACTGTAACCTGAGCAATCCTGAAGTGAACCTCGGCAAGTCCCTGTGTATAACTTCCAGCTCCTAAGCGAGAGCGGGATGTGTAATTATGTCTCTCTCCTGGGTTTCCTTTTACCAGAACACATGTCCCACATGAACTGTACACATGCACTACCACATGCACTACCACATGCACTACCACATGCACTACCACATGCACTACCACATGCACTACCACATGCCTCACTGGTTGAGTAAGAGCTTAACTGATACTATTTGTTCTTCATAATTATAGTAAGTCGTTTCTCTAGGGGAGAAGGGACACCCGTCCTGGATGACTGAATGACGACAGAATTACACAGTATGTTCTCCATACAGTCACAATTCATTTAGAAATCTTTCGTCACTGTCTAAATAAAATGAAACGAAACATTCATAAATGTTAGTGTTTTCTTTCAGAGATTCACTAGATTCACTAGATGTTAACTAGATGTGTGATACACTGCATTTAAAATGTAATTATTATGCGGAGAAAACATAATGTATTCTGTCTTTCTTTCAATTGTACTCAAAATGGATGTTCAAAAAGGTCAAGCTGGACTTCTACAGTAAGAGAAGCTCTTTTAACAACAGTTGTTGCATAATCCAAACTATTTGGCATACGGTATGATTGACATGATTGAGACTGATCCATGATAACAAGAACCTTTTTATCCATAATGCCAGTTCATTCTATAAGGCTTAGAAGCTTCGATAAATTCAAATTGAATTGATGAAATACGGTGTAAGACCACTCTAATGACATTTGGAATGTCTGTATGGGTTTGACTTTTTCATACATTTGCTACAATATCTCTTTCAAGAATGTACTCTCAAGTCCCCTTTAGGTTCAGTCTGCTTATCCTGATTATTCTTTGTAGCATTCATTCGTCTTGGCTGAATTGGACATTGTGTATGTGAAAATGGCGTGTAT from Oncorhynchus nerka isolate Pitt River linkage group LG16, Oner_Uvic_2.0, whole genome shotgun sequence includes:
- the mlip gene encoding muscular LMNA-interacting protein isoform X2; translation: MFVPVLKTLPIQITLTEAVKTGLLTGKPNKNLGVPKQKATEHTMSDGGLFKAEVIYISDCEKRGAGDMVQQETYTRLISPPDHTTPPQTPPPINTQPENTVHHFVSGPATMETAVNKHQGISQQQWHNTPVGAEVSLDLFLNRESDSDERLSPANSTDLFPASSKSQSQESILSESWDKDRSWSALQMSPETSCAVSPCSSVRSGMFTPSVVRVKRHFLEPGSSLVHMPPTCLSPTCCASPSSSPCPLSPRSRHRPPPTRLSLLTAILRKGRLPVLSPTLTLQRPYSPCWPIHHGTSCNACSAASSVASIPLEVFSSRAQSSASIHSPAQSYHHRDGCVLESLRSVNAPLSIESKELSTSWRMVGPHSPPLRHSEKLKSNNGIISERVTSPSYRSLVASPVPPLSQAFPQNLPKPVDHTKVPSPPLYSSHSRFRRLFPEPLDNSVNSRLNSLSPEPKPVKNQGASVPQDSNQPLYSSHSRLKCLSPNPAHNQGTSACQPLYSSFSKLSSSPPGIVNSSSNSTLDTLSAEPKPVSKNFVQALNSHLQSKLTFLSSAPANNQETFKALNTSTPEVSSMGTSNNRGFLWGPLTHGGLQGPKFGVHCPTHVFPGLLNLSLSPAVPQRAIFLPHPTHPVA
- the mlip gene encoding muscular LMNA-interacting protein isoform X1, giving the protein MDLCNPESSSPLPGHKQCLDVEKRDSSNESQGKVSEEEVSSKLLSYMFVPVLKTLPIQITLTEAVKTGLLTGKPNKNLGVPKQKATEHTMSDGGLFKAEVIYISDCEKRGAGDMVQQETYTRLISPPDHTTPPQTPPPINTQPENTVHHFVSGPATMETAVNKHQGISQQQWHNTPVGAEVSLDLFLNRESDSDERLSPANSTDLFPASSKSQSQESILSESWDKDRSWSALQMSPETSCAVSPCSSVRSGMFTPSVVRVKRHFLEPGSSLVHMPPTCLSPTCCASPSSSPCPLSPRSRHRPPPTRLSLLTAILRKGRLPVLSPTLTLQRPYSPCWPIHHGTSCNACSAASSVASIPLEVFSSRAQSSASIHSPAQSYHHRDGCVLESLRSVNAPLSIESKELSTSWRMVGPHSPPLRHSEKLKSNNGIISERVTSPSYRSLVASPVPPLSQAFPQNLPKPVDHTKVPSPPLYSSHSRFRRLFPEPLDNSVNSRLNSLSPEPKPVKNQGASVPQDSNQPLYSSHSRLKCLSPNPAHNQGTSACQPLYSSFSKLSSSPPGIVNSSSNSTLDTLSAEPKPVSKNFVQALNSHLQSKLTFLSSAPANNQETFKALNTSTPEVSSMGTSNNRGFLWGPLTHGGLQGPKFGVHCPTHVFPGLLNLSLSPAVPQRAIFLPHPTHPVA
- the mlip gene encoding muscular LMNA-interacting protein isoform X3, producing the protein MSDGGLFKAEVIYISDCEKRGAGDMVQQETYTRLISPPDHTTPPQTPPPINTQPENTVHHFVSGPATMETAVNKHQGISQQQWHNTPVGAEVSLDLFLNRESDSDERLSPANSTDLFPASSKSQSQESILSESWDKDRSWSALQMSPETSCAVSPCSSVRSGMFTPSVVRVKRHFLEPGSSLVHMPPTCLSPTCCASPSSSPCPLSPRSRHRPPPTRLSLLTAILRKGRLPVLSPTLTLQRPYSPCWPIHHGTSCNACSAASSVASIPLEVFSSRAQSSASIHSPAQSYHHRDGCVLESLRSVNAPLSIESKELSTSWRMVGPHSPPLRHSEKLKSNNGIISERVTSPSYRSLVASPVPPLSQAFPQNLPKPVDHTKVPSPPLYSSHSRFRRLFPEPLDNSVNSRLNSLSPEPKPVKNQGASVPQDSNQPLYSSHSRLKCLSPNPAHNQGTSACQPLYSSFSKLSSSPPGIVNSSSNSTLDTLSAEPKPVSKNFVQALNSHLQSKLTFLSSAPANNQETFKALNTSTPEVSSMGTSNNRGFLWGPLTHGGLQGPKFGVHCPTHVFPGLLNLSLSPAVPQRAIFLPHPTHPVA